From Miscanthus floridulus cultivar M001 chromosome 15, ASM1932011v1, whole genome shotgun sequence, the proteins below share one genomic window:
- the LOC136509176 gene encoding disease resistance protein RGA5-like: protein MASVLTGVMTSVIDKLTALLGEEYTKLTGVQREVNFMKDELSSMNALLQRLAEVDSDLDLQTKEWRRQVQEMSYDIEDCIDEFMHRVGTSSTTDSGGLVHGVVQQLKVMWARYQIGSKIQDLKARVEDASKRRMRYKVDELAFQSSTKTAIDPRLPSLYADPDGLVGIDRPRNDLIRMLMEGEGTSVQQLKVISIVGPGGLGKTTLANDVYHRLEGQFQCRAFVSLSQQPDVKKILRNILYQVSHQEYANMETWDEEMFINAIRDFLQRRRYFIVIDDIWSTQAWKTIKCALYVNNCASRIMTTTRIVSIAKSCCSPHHDHVYEITPLSTDNSKCLFFKQIYGSEHICPPHLEEVSSEILEKCSGSPLAIVTMASLLANKASTKQEWDRVYNSIGSTLEKDPDVEEMRRILSLSFDDLPHHLKTCLLYLSIFPEDYEIERDQLLKRWIAEGFINMEGGQDLEEIGENYFNDLINRSMIQPMKIKCDGRVASCRVHDMILDLLISKSVEENFATFISGKNQTLLLQRKVRRLSLSYYSQDHTMFPSAAIISHCRSLSIFGYSEQMPSLLKFRALRVLDIENGEEMEHKYFEHIGRLLQLKYLRLHVRSIPALPEQLGELRQLRTLDLGGTKMTKLPESIVQLQNLTCLRVCNMELPEEIGNLHALQELSEIKINRNSMASSLLGLGSLTKLRILGLLWCIVNTDTDNRTFIDNLLSSLRKLGRLNLRSLCIQSYYGYSIDFLLDSWFPTPYLLQKFQMNLEYYFPRIPSWIASLGNLTYLDINVDPLEEETLEILGNLPSLMCLWVSSKAAAPRERLVVSSCMFGFLKEFQFTCWRNRVGLVFEDWAMPRLEKLRIPFNAGTGLNFGIEHFSSLRHLIVEIICSGATVQEVEALEEAIRNAADLVPNRPTLEVRTWD, encoded by the exons ATGGCGAGCGTCTTGACGGGGGTGATGACATCTGTCATTGACAAGCTTACAGCCCTGCTTGGGGAGGAGTACACAAAGCTGACAGGCGTGCAAAGGGAGGTGAACTTTATGAAGGATGAGCTGAGCAGCATGAATGCCCTCCTTCAGAGGCTGGCAGAGGTGGACAGTGATCTTGATTTGCAGACCAAGGAGTGGCGGAGACAAGTGCAGGAGATGTCTTATGACATAGAGGATTGTATTGATGAGTTTATGCATCGTGTTGGCACTAGCAGCACGACTGACTCTGGAGGCCTTGTTCATGGGGTGGTTCAACAGCTTAAGGTGATGTGGGCGCGCTATCAAATTGGCAGCAAAATCCAGGACCTCAAGGCACGTGTTGAAGATGCTAGCAAACGCCGCATGAGGTACAAGGTGGATGAGCTCGCCTTTCAGTCTAGCACCAAAACTGCCATCGATCCCCGTTTGCCTTCACTTTATGCTGATCCAGATGGGCTTGTCGGCATTGACCGACCAAGAAATGATCTTATAAGGATGCTAATGGAGGGGGAGGGGACATCAGTGCAGCAACTGAAGGTCATATCTATTGTGGGTCCTGGGGGCCTTGGTAAAACCACGCTAGCGAATGATGTTTACCATAGACTGGAAGGCCAATTCCAATGTCGAGCTTTTGTCTCTTTGTCACAACAACCTGATGTAAAGAAGATACTAAGAAATATACTCTATCAAGTCAGCCATCAGGAGTATGCTAACATGGAAACATGGGATGAGGAAATGTTTATCAATGCAATCCGAGATTTTCTACAAAGAAGAAG GTACTTCATTGTTATTGATGATATATGGAGTACTCAAGCATGGAAGACCATCAAATGTGCTTTGTATGTGAATAATTGTGCAAGCAGAATTATGACAACAACACGCATTGTTTCTATAGCCAAGTCATGCTGCTCTCCTCACCATGATCATGTCTACGAAATAACACCTCTTAGTACAGATAATTCCAAATGTCTTTTCTTCAAGCAAATCTATGGCTCCGAACATATATGCCCTCCTCATTTGGAAGAAGTTTCCAGTGAAATCCTGGAAAAATGCAGTGGTTCACCACTGGCCATTGTTACAATGGCTAGCTTATTGGCTAATAAAGCCAGTACGAAGCAAGAATGGGATAGGGTATATAATTCAATTGGTTCAACACTGGAAAAGGATCCTGATGTGGAAGAAATGAGAAGGATATTATCCCTTAGCTTTGATGACCTCCCCCATCATTTGAAGACATGTTTATTGTATTTAAGTATATTTCCAGAAGATTATGAGATCGAAAGGGATCAACTACTAAAAAGATGGATCGCTGAAGGATTCATTAATATGGAGGGTGGACAAGATTTGGAGGAGATAGGAGAGAATTATTTTAATGATCTTATCAACAGAAGCATGATTCAACCAATGAAAATCAAATGTGATGGTCGAGTGGCCTCATGCCGAGTTCATGATATGATTCTTGATCTCCTGATATCTAAGTCAGTTGAAGAAAACTTTGCCACTTTCATTTCTGGCAAAAATCAGACGTTATTGTTACAACGTAAGGTTCGCCGGTTATCTCTCAGCTATTATTCCCAAGATCACACCATGTTTCCATCAGCAGCGATCATTTCTCATTGTCGATCACTCAGTATCTTTGGGTATTCTGAACAGATGCCTTCTCTTTTGAAGTTTCGAGCTCTTCGGGTACTTGATATAGAAAATGGTGAGGAGATGGAACACAAATATTTTGAACATATAGGGAGGCTTCTTCAGTTGAAGTACCTTAGACTCCATGTAAGGAGCATTCCTGCACTCCCAGAACAACTGGGAGAACTGCGGCAGTTGAGGACCCTGGATCTAGGAGGCacaaaaatgacaaaattgccagAAAGCATTGTTCAGTTGCAAAATTTGACATGTTTACGTGTCTGTAATATGGAATTACCTGAAGAAATTGGGAATCTGCATGCTCTTCAGGAGCTTTCAGAGATCAaaatcaaccgaaattccatGGCCTCTTCTTTGCTGGGTCTGGGCAGTCTGACTAAACTAAGGATTCTTGGACTACTCTGGTGCATTGTCAATACAGACACTGACAACAGGACTTTTATTGACAACTTGCTCTCATCACTTCGCAAACTTGGTAGACTCAACCTTAGATCTCTATGCATTCAGAGTTATTACGGTTATTCCATAGATTTCTTGTTGGATTCTTGGTTCCCTACCCCTTATCTCCTACAGAAGTTTCAGATGAACTTAGAGTACTATTTCCCTAGAATTCCATCTTGGATAGCATCACTTGGCAACCTCACCTATCTAGACATCAATGTTGATCCATTAGAGGAGGAAACACTGGAGATCCTTGGAAACTTACCTTCATTGATGTGCCTCTGGGTGTCATCAAAAGCAGCTGCACCCAGAGAAAGACTTGTTGTGAGCAGCTGCATGTTCGGATTCCTGAAGGAGTTCCAGTTCACCTGTTGGAGAAACAGGGTGGGGCTGGTATTTGAAGATTGGGCCATGCCGAGACTCGAGAAGCTGCGGATTCCATTCAATGCAGGCACGGGTCTCAATTTTGGCATCGAGCACTTCTCTTCCCTCAGGCATCTTATTGTTGAGATCATTTGCAGTGGCGCAACGGTGCAGGAAGTGGAGGCATTGGAGGAAGCTATCAGGAATGCAGCTGATCTCGTTCCAAATCGACCCACACTTGAAGTTCGAACGTGGGACTAA